Proteins found in one Triticum aestivum cultivar Chinese Spring chromosome 4D, IWGSC CS RefSeq v2.1, whole genome shotgun sequence genomic segment:
- the LOC123100551 gene encoding GDSL esterase/lipase At5g55050: MGCLVMVTILQVCLIISAAAAGPRKMARLVPAMYVFGDSTLDVGNNNYLPGPNVPRANTPLNGVDFPGGARATGRFSNGYHVADFIAIKLGLKESPPAYLSLAPRPSDLLLSALATGVSYASAGAGILDSTNAGNNIPLSKQVRYMESTKAAMEARVGKAAARLLLSRSFFLFSVGSNDISVFAAAPGDVAALYASLISGYSTAITDLYGMGARKFGIVNVGLLGCVPAARALSATGACNDGLNQLSAGFNDKLRSLMAGLAARLPGLDYSLADNYNLSQVTFANPAASGYVNIDSACCGSGRMGADSDCLPNSTTCADHDRFVFWDRGHPSQRAGELSAAAYLDGAAGFTAPISFDQLARKDLAI, from the exons ATGGGGTGCCTTGTTATGGTCACCATACTGCAAGTGTGCTTGATCATCAGTGCCGCCGCCGCTGGCCCGCGCAAGATGGCGAGGCTGGTGCCGGCGATGTACGTGTTCGGGGACTCGACGCTGGACGTGGGCAACAACAACTACCTGCCGGGGCCGAACGTGCCCAGGGCCAACACGCCCCTCAACGGCGTCGACTTCCCCGGCGGCGCCCGGGCGACGGGGCGGTTCAGCAACGGCTACCACGTCGCCGACTTCATCG CAATAAAACTGGGACTGAAGGAGAGCCCGCCGGCGTACCTGTCGCTCGCGCCACGCCCCAGCGACCTGCTCCTCAGCGCTCTCGCCACAGGCGTGAGCTATGCTTCTGCCGGAGCCGGCATCCTGGACTCCACC AACGCGGGGAACAATATCCCGCTGTCGAAGCAGGTGCGGTACATGGAGTCAACCAAGGCCGCCATGGAGGCCAGGGTGGGCAAAGCCGCGGCGCGCCTCCTGCTCTCGAGGTCCTTCTTCCTCTTCAGCGTCGGCAGCAACGACATCTCCGTGTTCGCGGCCGCGCCGGGCGACGTCGCCGCGCTGTATGCCAGCCTCATCTCCGGCTACTCCACCGCCATCACGGACCTGTACGGCATGGGCGCGAGGAAGTTCGGGATCGTCAACGTGGGGCTGCTGGGCTGCGTGCCGGCGGCGCGGGCTCTCAGCGCGACGGGCGCGTGCAACGACGGGCTCAACCAGTTGTCGGCCGGCTTCAACGACAAGCTCAGGTCCCTCATGGCCGGCCTCGCCGCCCGGCTGCCGGGCCTCGACTACTCCCTCGCCGACAACTACAACCTCTCACAAGTCACCTTCGCCAACCCAGCGGCATCCG GGTACGTGAACATAGACAGCGCGTGCTGCGGGAGCGGGAGGATGGGGGCGGACAGCGACTGCCTGCCTAACTCCACGACGTGCGCCGACCACGACCGCTTCGTCTTCTGGGACCGGGGGCATCCCTCGCAGCGCGCCGGAGAGCTCAGCGCCGCCGCATACTTGGACGGAGCGGCCGGGTTCACCGCGCCCATCAGCTTCGACCAGCTGGCCCGCAAAGATTTAGCTATCTAG
- the LOC123098956 gene encoding uncharacterized protein, with protein MLPLAAARACLSSPAPPRPRPPSRAAPLSPLPRRRSTATLPRPARLPLLRPLWAAAGAGASSRPARDRVIDFGKHKGQMLGTLPPSYLRWVVAELDYGDTAAWARLAREVLDDPVYVDRVEWEHAHRFLRGDSKFDYVYDDDGDGPLQEMAERFGWDLSDEDGWGRLDFRLLGTSYGGRIPRKADRRQSTGSSGNRPPRGGGALFDAGAADADGPRGKRDERRERMRTRREEQVRTAKLDVLGAKAGGALGTARKARIGAAAKKEILGLGRGGERAAPLKGGEGGNPFPGRQAFLDKVRKLKGDDS; from the coding sequence ATGCTCCCGCTCGCCGCCGCAAGGGCCTGCCTTTCCTCCCCGGCGCCGCCGCGGCCGAGACCCCCATCCCGAGCGGCGCCTCTCTCCCCCCTTCCCCGTCGCCGCTCCACCGCCACGCTGCCCAGACCCGCCAGGCTCCCCCTCCTCCGTCCGCTCTGGGCCGCCGCGGGCGCGGGCGCGTCCTCGCGGCCCGCGAGGGACCGCGTCATCGACTTCGGCAAGCACAAGGGGCAGATGCTGGGCACGCTGCCGCCGTCCTACCTGCGCTGGGTGGTCGCGGAGCTCGACTACGGGGACACGGCGGCCTGGGCGCGCCTGGCGCGCGAGGTGCTCGACGACCCCGTCTACGTCGACCGCGTGGAGTGGGAGCACGCGCACCGCTTCCTCCGCGGCGACTCCAAGTTCGACTACGtctacgacgacgacggcgacgggccGCTCCAGGAGATGGCCGAGCGCTTCGGCTGGGACCTCTCCGACGAGGACGGCTGGGGCCGCCTCGACTTCCGTCTGCTCGGCACCTCCTACGGCGGCCGCATCCCGAGGAAGGCCGACCGGCGCCAGAGCACCGGCAGCAGCGGCAACAGACCCCCCCGCGGCGGCGGCGCCCTGTTCGACGCCGGGGCGGCCGACGCGGACGGCCCGAGGGGCAAGAGGGACGAGAGGAGGGAGCGGATGCGGACGAGGAGGGAGGAGCAGGTGAGGACGGCCAAACTGGATGTGCTCGGCGCGAAGGCTGGCGGCGCACTGGGGACGGCGAGGAAGGCCCGCATTGGTGCGGCGGCAAAGAAGGAGATCCTGGGGCTGGGGCGCGgcggcgagagggcggcgccgctgaAAGGCGGCGAGGGAGGGAACCCGTTCCCCGGCCGGCAAGCCTTCCTCGACAAGGTCAGGAAGCTCAAGGGCGATGATAGCTAG